In the genome of Raphanus sativus cultivar WK10039 chromosome 4, ASM80110v3, whole genome shotgun sequence, one region contains:
- the LOC130511341 gene encoding uncharacterized protein LOC130511341: protein MDKKNGKNSFHNMKKTLVWLDLENCRVPRDLPKKNVYPRIKKTLREDGYGGKLKIKIVMLFEDCEVPEPLLKKMSLIRVTNYPRPSASESEERNDNQIVDDFIKLDITKWLHTKPKPHNVMIPSSNVDFSDIARKVKKKGHSFLMAYDDNRTDKNQKKESAAKLLKLAECDWTWRKSLGLPKYQLNQDLR from the exons ATGGATAAGAAGAATGGAAAGAACTCCTTCCATAACATGAAGAAGACATTGGTGTGGTTGGACTTGGAGAACTGCAGAGTTCCCCGTGATCTTCCTAAAAAAAATGTCTACCCACGCATTAAGAAGACGCTTAGAGAAGATGGTTATGGTGGAAAACTAAAGATTAAAATAGTTATGCTTTTTGAAGACTGCGAAGTACCAGAGCCTCTACTCAAGAAAATGAGTCTTATTCGTGTGACAAATTATCCAA GACCATCAGCTTCtgaatcagaagaaagaaatgaTAACCAGATTGTTGATGACTTCATCAAGCTTGATATCACTAAATGGTTGCATACAAAGCCAAAGCCACACAATGTCATGATTCCCAGCAGCAATGTCGATTTCAGTGACATTGCCCGTAAGGTGAAAAAGAAGGGACATTCATTCTTGATGGCGTATGATGATAACCGTACTGAcaaaaatcagaagaaagaatcTGCAGCAAAACTTCTCAAGCTTGCAGAGTGCGACTGGACTTGGAGAAAGTCGCTAGGTCTTCCAAAATACCAACTTAATCAAGACCTGCGTTAG